The sequence GGAAGAAATGGGCTGGATCGAGTGACTGGGATATTTCATCAAGTGTATAATCTACCAGAAACTTCTGATTGGTGTGGGTTACAAAAAAGCTGTATCGTTCATCTGTAAAGAAATAGGCGATCTCGTTGGTTTCAATAGACAGATACCGTTGCCCTTGCCGTACCAGAAAACGTTTGCGGTAATCTTTAGCAGATTGCAGCTGTAGTTCGCGTAATAGTTTATCTACATTTAAAGTAACATTGGTTTCAGTACCTGCCTGAGTCATTGATGTTTTCAGATCCTGAAATTTTTTGAGGCTGCGCTGCAAATCTTCTTTCTGAATCGGTTTGAGCAGATAATCAATGCTATTTACCTTAAAAGCTTGTAAGGCATATTCATCATAGGACGTAGTAAAGATGACCGTACTATATACTTCTACCTGATCAAAGATTTCAAAACTTTGCCCGTCTGCCAGTTCAATA is a genomic window of Xanthocytophaga agilis containing:
- a CDS encoding LytTR family DNA-binding domain-containing protein, with amino-acid sequence MNILIVEDEELAVRKLQKLLTEVDPSLTIVGVTNSIEDTVAWLGEYDSTHPSKPDLIFMDIELADGQSFEIFDQVEVYSTVIFTTSYDEYALQAFKVNSIDYLLKPIQKEDLQRSLKKFQDLKTSMTQAGTETNVTLNVDKLLRELQLQSAKDYRKRFLVRQGQRYLSIETNEIAYFFTDERYSFFVTHTNQKFLVDYTLDEISQSLDPAHFFRINRAMLVTHKSVDQIQPYFGNRLSLVLKPILDKEILVSREKVQDFKKWMGK